In one window of Cellulophaga sp. HaHa_2_95 DNA:
- a CDS encoding HTTM domain-containing protein, giving the protein METYFNTYFSKETKTANLAVFRVFFGIMMFFSTLRFLSYGWVDKLYIQPKFFFSYYGFEWIKPLGVYTYALFIVCLISSFLIIIGYKYRYSIIVFFLCFTYIELMDKTTYLNHYYFVSCLSFLLLFLPANRRFSLDAYLDNSLNQEYIPKWNVDCIKVMLFIVYFYAGLAKLNSDWLLEAMPLKIWLPSNYDLPILGSLLQKEWVHYAFSWGGALYDLMIPFLLLYKPTRWFGFFMVVVFHVLTRILFPIGVFPFVMIVSALIFFDSDFHEKLIHKASKLLKLKPLNNSVVGQRSPRKIPLLIIGLFLLIQLLLPWRYLLYQNELFWTEEGYRFSWRVMLMEKAGYAQFKVVDSSNGKSFLIDNNDFLTSFQEKQMSTQPDFMLQYAHYLADHFSENGAKNIEVYVESYVAINGRLSQPYVDPKVDLAKEKDSFAPKKWILNFNDDIKGL; this is encoded by the coding sequence ATGGAAACGTATTTTAATACCTATTTCAGTAAAGAAACTAAGACCGCTAATTTAGCGGTCTTTCGTGTTTTTTTTGGAATAATGATGTTTTTCAGTACCCTCCGGTTTCTGAGTTACGGTTGGGTAGATAAATTGTATATTCAACCGAAGTTTTTCTTTTCTTATTATGGTTTTGAATGGATAAAGCCTTTAGGTGTATATACGTATGCCTTATTCATAGTTTGTCTGATAAGTTCGTTTCTTATCATAATAGGGTATAAGTATAGGTATAGTATTATTGTCTTTTTTTTATGCTTTACGTATATAGAATTGATGGATAAGACCACATATCTTAACCATTATTATTTTGTGAGCTGCCTTAGTTTTCTATTATTATTTTTACCTGCCAATAGAAGATTTTCTTTAGATGCTTATCTTGATAACTCCTTAAATCAAGAATATATTCCAAAATGGAATGTAGATTGTATTAAGGTGATGTTGTTTATCGTGTATTTTTATGCGGGTTTGGCTAAATTAAATAGTGATTGGCTGTTAGAGGCTATGCCGCTTAAAATATGGTTACCTTCTAATTATGATCTTCCGATTTTAGGGAGTTTATTGCAAAAAGAATGGGTACACTATGCGTTTAGTTGGGGAGGAGCCCTTTATGATTTGATGATTCCTTTTCTATTACTATACAAACCCACCCGTTGGTTTGGTTTCTTTATGGTGGTAGTTTTTCATGTGCTCACAAGAATCTTATTTCCTATAGGTGTATTTCCTTTTGTGATGATCGTTAGTGCTTTAATTTTTTTTGATAGTGATTTTCATGAGAAATTAATCCATAAAGCTTCGAAGCTATTGAAATTAAAACCGTTAAATAATTCGGTTGTGGGGCAACGTTCTCCCCGTAAAATTCCACTACTAATAATAGGCCTATTTCTTTTAATACAATTACTTTTGCCGTGGCGTTACTTGCTTTATCAAAATGAGCTTTTCTGGACAGAGGAAGGGTATCGTTTTTCATGGCGCGTTATGTTGATGGAAAAAGCAGGCTATGCACAATTTAAGGTTGTTGATAGCAGTAATGGAAAATCTTTCTTAATTGATAACAATGATTTTTTAACCTCGTTTCAGGAAAAGCAAATGAGTACGCAGCCTGATTTTATGTTGCAATATGCGCATTATTTGGCAGATCATTTTTCAGAGAATGGTGCTAAGAATATAGAAGTATATGTAGAGAGTTATGTGGCTATAAACGGAAGATTGAGTCAGCCTTATGTAGACCCAAAAGTTGATTTAGCAAAGGAAAAAGATTCTTTTGCGCCAAAAAAATGGATACTTAATTTTAATGATGATATTAAAGGACTTTAA
- a CDS encoding TonB-dependent receptor domain-containing protein, with product MILKDFKTIIGVIFLLFTASAQAQFTISGAITSAETNAPVAEAEVYIYELSKKVVSASDGTFQFSDVKPGTYKIVVFSFEYSISEQTIEIVGNTSLSIALETLGEQLSEVVLVARKEKIFALNKLKAVEGTAIYEGKKSEVVLIDNLTANLASGTARQLYAQVAGLNIYENNDAGLQLNIGGRGLDPNRTASFNTRQNGYDISADVLGYPESYYTPPAEGLDKIEVIRGAASLQYGTQFGGLINFKMKQPNPDKEIEWISRQTLGSNNLFTSFNSLGGTVGKTQYYAFYNFKTGDGFRPNSEFDSYNGYLHVNHNFSDKTKLTFEFSYLNYLAHQPGGLTDQQFEDDPSFSNRTRNWFNVDWKLYSVRLDHSFSNKTDFSLNLFALDAFRKSVGFRENRVSQEDDLTAPRELIVGNFNNWGAEARVLTRYNLLDGDHVFLMGSKYYQSKNSERQGPGTNGADADFRFADDEYPDYSRQSDFEFPNLNLALFAENIFNIKDNLSITPGARFEYIKTESQGAYKQINLDNAGNPILNIEVPDNRDFSRQFVLLGVGVSYKPFNSAELYGNFSQNYRSVTFNDIRINNPSLVIDPDISDESGYTFDLGARGRVSNVLSYDVGAFLLRYDNRLGVVLRAVSDIQQEQFRGNIGDAITYGFESFLDFNLWKTISDNDNGKLNLFVNLALTDSEYISSQENNIEGNKVEFIPDVNLKTGLSFGYKDLLGSLQYTYLGSQFTDATNSPRDFDSQSGIIGEIPAYDILDFSLSYSYKYFKLETGVNNLLNNSYFTRRATGYPGPGILPAQPRTFYTTLQFKF from the coding sequence ATGATATTAAAGGACTTTAAAACAATTATAGGGGTAATTTTTTTACTATTTACCGCTTCAGCACAGGCGCAATTTACAATTTCAGGAGCAATCACTAGCGCAGAAACTAATGCTCCTGTAGCAGAGGCAGAAGTATACATCTATGAGTTGTCAAAGAAAGTTGTTAGTGCATCTGATGGAACTTTCCAATTTAGTGATGTGAAGCCAGGAACCTATAAAATTGTTGTTTTTTCATTTGAATACAGCATATCAGAACAAACTATTGAAATAGTGGGTAATACTTCTTTGTCCATCGCCTTAGAAACACTTGGAGAGCAATTATCAGAAGTAGTTTTGGTAGCTAGAAAAGAAAAGATTTTCGCTTTAAATAAATTAAAAGCAGTAGAAGGTACTGCAATTTACGAAGGTAAAAAAAGTGAGGTAGTACTTATAGATAATCTAACAGCAAATCTGGCCAGCGGTACCGCTAGGCAATTATATGCGCAGGTGGCTGGATTAAATATTTATGAAAATAATGATGCGGGTTTACAGCTTAATATAGGAGGTAGAGGCTTGGATCCAAACAGGACGGCAAGTTTTAACACCAGACAAAATGGGTATGATATTTCTGCAGATGTTCTTGGCTATCCTGAGAGTTACTATACCCCACCAGCAGAAGGCTTAGATAAAATAGAAGTGATTAGAGGAGCAGCATCTTTACAATACGGTACTCAATTTGGAGGTCTTATTAATTTTAAGATGAAGCAACCTAATCCAGATAAAGAAATAGAGTGGATTTCTAGACAAACATTGGGCTCTAATAATTTATTCACCAGCTTTAATAGTCTTGGAGGCACGGTGGGTAAAACGCAATATTATGCTTTTTATAATTTTAAAACAGGAGATGGCTTTCGTCCAAATTCAGAATTTGACTCTTATAATGGTTATTTGCATGTAAATCATAATTTTTCAGATAAAACCAAACTAACCTTTGAGTTTAGTTATTTAAATTATTTGGCGCATCAGCCTGGTGGTCTAACGGATCAACAATTTGAAGATGATCCATCTTTTAGCAATAGAACAAGAAATTGGTTTAATGTAGATTGGAAATTATATTCTGTGAGATTAGATCATTCCTTTTCAAATAAAACAGATTTCAGCCTAAACTTATTTGCCTTAGATGCTTTTAGAAAATCGGTAGGTTTTAGAGAAAATAGAGTTTCTCAGGAAGATGATTTAACAGCGCCAAGAGAGCTTATCGTTGGTAATTTTAATAACTGGGGAGCGGAAGCGAGAGTCTTAACTCGCTACAATTTACTGGATGGAGATCACGTGTTTTTGATGGGTTCTAAATATTATCAGTCTAAAAACTCCGAACGCCAGGGCCCCGGAACGAATGGAGCAGATGCCGATTTTCGTTTTGCAGATGATGAATATCCCGATTATTCTAGGCAGAGCGATTTTGAATTTCCAAACTTAAACTTAGCGCTCTTTGCTGAAAATATTTTTAATATAAAGGATAATTTATCCATTACGCCAGGTGCTCGTTTTGAATATATAAAAACAGAGAGTCAGGGGGCATACAAGCAAATAAACTTGGATAATGCCGGTAACCCAATTTTAAATATTGAGGTGCCAGATAATAGAGATTTTTCACGTCAATTTGTGTTACTAGGGGTGGGTGTTAGTTATAAACCTTTTAATTCCGCAGAATTGTATGGTAATTTTAGCCAAAATTATAGATCGGTTACGTTCAATGATATCCGTATTAATAATCCGTCTTTAGTGATAGATCCTGATATTTCTGATGAAAGTGGTTATACGTTTGATTTAGGAGCTAGAGGTAGAGTCTCTAATGTCTTGTCTTATGATGTAGGTGCCTTTTTATTGCGTTATGACAATCGATTAGGGGTTGTTTTAAGAGCCGTTAGTGATATACAGCAAGAACAGTTTAGAGGAAATATTGGAGACGCCATAACCTATGGTTTTGAAAGTTTCTTAGATTTTAATCTTTGGAAAACAATATCAGATAATGATAACGGAAAGCTTAACTTATTTGTAAACTTGGCGCTAACCGATAGTGAATATATTTCTTCTCAGGAAAACAATATAGAAGGGAATAAAGTAGAGTTTATACCAGATGTTAATCTAAAAACGGGGTTAAGTTTTGGGTATAAAGACCTGTTGGGAAGTTTGCAGTATACCTATTTAGGGAGTCAATTTACAGACGCCACCAATTCTCCAAGAGATTTTGATAGTCAAAGTGGTATTATAGGTGAGATACCGGCATACGATATTTTAGATTTTTCGTTGTCATATTCTTATAAATATTTCAAATTAGAGACGGGGGTAAACAACCTTTTAAATAATAGTTATTTTACCCGTAGAGCTACAGGGTATCCGGGGCCTGGTATTTTACCAGCTCAGCCAAGAACATTTTATACAACCTTGCAATTTAAATTTTAG
- a CDS encoding imelysin family protein, which yields MKKIISSLITLTIILNLGCDNDDTTSASDFDVKLMFSDLTYNNILPTIANFVTEANALQTAASNYSSTTTVANLEILRQQWKLTAIVYEKTYTYNIGSAKDQFVHNSIYNWPTVPRSVEYFITENNTIDEALMLTISPQVKSLAALEYLLFADDLVTTNAAFLASEKRRDYLRLSSTYVTSRANLLFSIWDSSGENYASTFLENSGSGISSSLNLYYNGLYNTIDVTKTTKVGKPAGLEKSDVVNPELAQAFYSNTSLAIIEANIKSVELAYFGSTNTLGLDDYVGSISKNATLNTTIQAKFTEIYNAIDAIPVPLDEAVISNHTEVEILHTKLNELQVLFAVDVQSILSIIITTTDTDGD from the coding sequence ATGAAAAAAATAATCTCAAGCCTTATAACTCTCACTATTATCTTGAACTTAGGTTGCGACAATGATGATACTACTAGCGCGTCTGATTTTGACGTTAAACTAATGTTTAGCGATTTAACGTATAATAACATACTACCAACTATTGCAAATTTTGTAACAGAAGCCAACGCCTTACAAACAGCAGCAAGTAATTACTCTAGCACTACAACCGTAGCTAATTTAGAAATTTTAAGACAGCAATGGAAGCTTACTGCTATTGTTTACGAGAAAACGTACACCTACAATATTGGTAGCGCTAAAGATCAGTTTGTACATAACTCTATTTATAACTGGCCTACCGTACCAAGATCTGTGGAATATTTTATAACAGAAAATAATACTATTGACGAGGCATTAATGTTAACCATAAGTCCACAAGTAAAATCTTTAGCCGCCTTAGAATATTTATTATTTGCAGACGATTTAGTAACCACTAACGCTGCTTTTCTAGCTTCTGAAAAACGTAGAGATTATTTAAGATTATCAAGCACCTATGTAACTTCTCGCGCAAATTTACTGTTTAGTATTTGGGATAGTAGCGGAGAAAATTATGCGAGCACCTTTCTTGAAAATAGTGGTAGCGGCATTTCTAGCTCTTTAAATTTATATTACAACGGCCTTTACAATACTATTGATGTTACCAAAACCACCAAAGTTGGAAAACCTGCTGGCTTAGAAAAATCAGACGTAGTAAACCCAGAACTAGCACAAGCATTTTACAGCAATACCTCATTAGCAATTATTGAAGCGAATATAAAATCTGTTGAATTAGCCTACTTTGGATCTACCAACACTTTAGGGCTTGATGACTATGTAGGATCTATTAGCAAAAATGCCACTTTAAATACTACCATTCAAGCTAAATTTACCGAAATATACAACGCAATTGATGCTATTCCTGTTCCGTTAGACGAGGCCGTAATTAGCAACCACACCGAAGTTGAAATCCTACATACAAAATTGAATGAACTACAGGTTTTATTTGCCGTAGATGTACAAAGTATTTTATCTATAATTATTACTACAACAGATACTGATGGGGACTAA
- a CDS encoding di-heme oxidoredictase family protein: MKKHIASILLITLCLFSCTSGDDNYITFEDLYEEGEEFLTGELGVNSTSANAFGFEVDGLTFTEIGAFSTGNSLFNQNWVSAPASTTARDGLGPTFNARSCAGCHFKDGRGSPLVNGEDSSGFLMRISLPGQDLFGNANPVAGYNTQIQDRANNGVDYEAKINVTYEILNGAYPDGHTYELQKPIYSFSDEKFGSLEGILTSPRVAQQTIGLGFVNALPDDQILQFVDEFDADGDGISGKANYVWNVEENTTTLGKYGWKANAPSLKQQIAGAFHGDMGLTSSLFSEQECPSPQQDCADAVNGGEPEITDSQLEKVVFYQATLAVPNRRNFEDLSVLKGKANFTEINCIGCHRINQTTGISEIAAVLNNITIKPYSDFLLHDMGADLADNRPDFLASGKEWRTQPLWGIGLISTVNNHTFFLHDGRARTIEEAILWHGGEAENSKNAFKELSQEERQQIIDFVNSL; the protein is encoded by the coding sequence TTGAAAAAACATATTGCATCTATTCTCCTTATAACCTTGTGTCTTTTCTCCTGTACAAGTGGAGATGATAACTATATAACCTTTGAGGACTTATATGAAGAGGGAGAAGAATTTTTAACCGGTGAATTAGGCGTCAATAGCACCAGTGCCAATGCGTTTGGATTTGAAGTAGACGGCCTCACTTTTACGGAAATTGGAGCTTTTTCTACGGGAAATTCATTATTCAATCAAAACTGGGTATCTGCACCCGCATCAACAACAGCCAGAGACGGATTAGGACCAACCTTTAATGCGCGTTCCTGCGCTGGGTGCCACTTTAAAGATGGTAGAGGAAGCCCCTTAGTTAATGGAGAAGATTCTAGTGGTTTTTTAATGCGAATAAGCCTTCCTGGTCAAGATTTATTTGGAAATGCGAATCCTGTAGCCGGTTACAACACACAAATTCAAGATAGAGCTAATAACGGTGTAGACTATGAAGCCAAGATAAATGTCACTTATGAAATATTAAATGGCGCATATCCTGACGGGCATACTTATGAGTTACAAAAACCAATATATTCATTTTCTGATGAGAAATTTGGTAGTTTGGAGGGTATATTAACCTCACCACGAGTAGCACAACAAACCATAGGACTTGGTTTTGTAAATGCCTTACCCGATGATCAAATACTTCAATTTGTAGATGAATTTGATGCTGATGGGGATGGAATTTCAGGAAAAGCAAATTATGTTTGGAACGTCGAAGAAAACACAACCACACTTGGCAAATATGGATGGAAAGCTAATGCTCCAAGCTTAAAGCAACAAATAGCTGGTGCTTTTCACGGAGATATGGGTCTTACCAGTTCCTTATTCAGCGAGCAAGAATGTCCTTCCCCACAACAAGATTGTGCTGATGCTGTAAATGGAGGCGAACCCGAAATAACAGATTCGCAATTAGAAAAAGTAGTATTCTACCAAGCAACTTTAGCAGTGCCTAATAGAAGAAACTTTGAAGATTTATCGGTATTAAAAGGGAAAGCGAATTTTACTGAAATAAACTGTATTGGTTGTCATCGCATCAATCAAACCACTGGAATTTCTGAAATAGCCGCTGTTTTAAACAATATTACCATAAAACCATATTCTGACTTTCTACTGCATGATATGGGAGCAGACTTAGCAGACAATAGACCAGATTTTTTAGCTAGCGGAAAGGAATGGCGCACGCAACCACTATGGGGTATTGGATTAATTTCAACTGTAAATAACCATACCTTCTTCTTACATGACGGTCGTGCAAGAACTATTGAAGAAGCTATTCTGTGGCATGGCGGAGAAGCAGAAAATAGTAAAAATGCTTTTAAAGAATTATCTCAAGAAGAAAGACAACAAATTATAGATTTTGTAAACTCACTCTAA
- a CDS encoding imelysin family protein, whose protein sequence is MKKFLVLLPISFFVFACSNDDDNNSPNNDEITAAAVVVNYANLVYESYSDSYDAAVLMQTAITTFTETPTEDNFTAAKDAWLSAREYYGQTEAYREANGPIDTEGESWSIGNEGQMNAWPIDESYIDYVLTGTESYAGDYNSIIGDETYTITEEALAGSNEGVDDKSISTGWHAIEFLLWGQDNTAPAEDLPGQRSYTDYTTAENADRRAQYLTIVTNLLVNDLNDLVSTWNEGGTYRTVFEALDTDTALQQAINGAFFIAGDELSSERMIAPVDSTDGINASGQEDEHSCFSDNTQRDVYANAQGVLNVIYGSYGSINGASFIDLVKQTDPAQAATLEAAASLVATRAALIGDNAQPFDYLITQETSDSTDGPVMQCVVALFDLANEISASASVLGINLN, encoded by the coding sequence ATGAAAAAATTTCTAGTATTACTTCCTATCTCATTCTTCGTATTTGCATGCTCAAATGATGACGACAACAATTCACCTAATAACGATGAAATTACGGCTGCTGCTGTCGTAGTAAATTATGCAAACTTAGTGTACGAATCATATTCGGACAGCTATGATGCTGCTGTATTAATGCAGACTGCTATTACCACATTTACAGAAACACCAACAGAAGATAATTTTACCGCAGCCAAAGATGCTTGGTTAAGTGCCAGAGAATATTATGGGCAAACGGAAGCCTATAGAGAAGCTAACGGACCTATTGACACCGAGGGAGAATCTTGGTCTATTGGTAATGAAGGACAAATGAATGCATGGCCAATTGATGAAAGTTATATTGATTATGTCTTAACAGGAACAGAATCTTACGCTGGTGATTACAATAGTATTATTGGTGATGAAACGTACACCATTACAGAAGAAGCTTTAGCAGGTTCAAATGAAGGTGTTGATGATAAATCTATAAGCACTGGATGGCATGCTATTGAGTTTTTACTTTGGGGCCAAGATAATACTGCTCCTGCTGAAGATTTACCAGGACAACGTTCATACACAGACTATACTACTGCTGAAAATGCTGATCGTAGAGCTCAATATTTAACTATTGTCACAAACCTCTTGGTAAACGACTTAAATGATTTAGTTAGCACTTGGAATGAAGGTGGCACCTATAGAACTGTATTTGAAGCACTAGATACTGACACAGCATTACAACAAGCTATTAACGGTGCATTTTTTATTGCTGGAGATGAATTAAGCTCTGAGCGTATGATTGCTCCTGTTGATTCAACAGATGGTATTAATGCTTCAGGCCAAGAAGATGAGCACTCTTGTTTTTCTGATAACACACAACGCGATGTATACGCAAACGCCCAGGGTGTACTAAACGTAATTTATGGCTCTTACGGCTCTATAAATGGCGCTTCATTTATTGATTTAGTAAAACAAACTGATCCGGCGCAAGCAGCTACACTTGAAGCTGCCGCAAGTCTTGTAGCTACTAGAGCCGCTCTTATAGGTGATAATGCTCAGCCATTTGATTACTTAATCACTCAAGAAACATCAGATAGTACAGATGGACCTGTAATGCAATGTGTTGTTGCTTTATTTGATTTGGCTAATGAAATTAGTGCTTCGGCATCGGTATTGGGAATAAATCTTAACTAA
- the guaB gene encoding IMP dehydrogenase, whose protein sequence is MQAHLDKIVGEGLTYDDVLLVPAYSEVLPREVNIQTKFTRNITINVPIVSAAMDTVTESKMAIAMAQEGGIGVLHKNMTIEQQAMKVRKVKRAESGMIIDPVTLPLNSFVRDAKANMKEYGIGGIPIVDGEGKLIGIVTNRDLRFEKNNDRPISEVMTTKNLVTVAEGTSLEQAEDILQENKIEKLPVVDKDYKLVGLITFRDITKLTQKPIANKDQYGRLRVAAALGVTADAVDRAEALVNAGVDAVVIDTAHGHTKGVVEVLKQVKARFPDLEVIVGNIATGAAAKYLVDAGADAVKVGIGPGSICTTRVVAGVGFPQFSAVLEVAAAIKGSGVPVIADGGIRYTGDIPKAIAAGADTVMLGSLLAGTKESPGETIIYEGRKFKSYRGMGSVEAMKQGSKDRYFQDVEDDIKKLVPEGIVGRVPYKGDLFESIHQFIGGLKAGMGYCGAKDIAALQDNGRFVKITASGINESHPHDVTITKESPNYSR, encoded by the coding sequence ATGCAAGCACATCTTGATAAAATAGTTGGAGAAGGTCTCACTTACGATGACGTACTCTTAGTCCCAGCTTATTCTGAAGTACTTCCAAGAGAAGTAAATATTCAAACAAAATTTACTCGAAACATTACCATCAATGTTCCTATCGTTTCAGCGGCTATGGACACGGTTACGGAGTCTAAAATGGCAATTGCTATGGCTCAAGAAGGTGGTATTGGTGTTTTGCACAAGAACATGACTATCGAACAGCAAGCCATGAAAGTTCGTAAAGTGAAAAGGGCAGAAAGCGGTATGATTATCGATCCTGTTACCTTGCCTTTAAATTCTTTTGTACGTGATGCGAAAGCAAACATGAAAGAGTATGGTATTGGCGGTATTCCGATTGTAGATGGGGAAGGTAAATTAATTGGTATTGTTACCAACCGTGATTTACGTTTTGAAAAAAACAATGATCGTCCTATTTCTGAGGTGATGACGACTAAAAATTTAGTGACCGTAGCAGAAGGTACTTCATTAGAACAGGCGGAAGATATTTTACAAGAAAACAAAATTGAAAAACTTCCAGTTGTAGATAAAGACTATAAATTAGTGGGTCTCATAACCTTTAGAGATATTACCAAACTTACGCAAAAGCCTATTGCGAATAAAGATCAATATGGTCGTTTACGAGTAGCAGCTGCTTTAGGAGTTACTGCAGATGCTGTAGATAGGGCAGAAGCATTGGTAAATGCAGGTGTTGATGCTGTGGTGATTGATACTGCTCATGGTCATACCAAAGGAGTAGTTGAGGTGTTAAAGCAGGTAAAAGCAAGATTCCCAGATTTAGAGGTTATCGTTGGTAATATAGCTACGGGAGCTGCTGCTAAATATTTAGTAGATGCTGGTGCAGATGCTGTTAAAGTAGGTATTGGTCCCGGTTCTATCTGTACGACACGTGTTGTTGCGGGGGTTGGTTTTCCTCAATTTTCTGCAGTATTAGAAGTAGCTGCAGCTATTAAAGGTAGTGGTGTTCCAGTAATTGCCGATGGAGGTATTCGATATACAGGTGATATTCCAAAAGCAATCGCAGCAGGGGCGGATACGGTAATGTTAGGATCGCTATTGGCGGGAACTAAAGAGTCTCCAGGGGAAACTATTATTTACGAAGGAAGAAAATTTAAATCGTACCGAGGAATGGGATCTGTTGAAGCAATGAAACAAGGCTCAAAAGACCGTTATTTCCAAGATGTAGAAGATGATATTAAAAAATTGGTCCCAGAAGGTATCGTAGGTCGCGTGCCTTATAAAGGTGATTTATTTGAAAGCATTCACCAATTTATTGGAGGTTTAAAAGCAGGAATGGGCTATTGTGGCGCAAAAGATATTGCGGCACTTCAAGATAACGGTCGTTTTGTGAAAATTACCGCTAGTGGTATCAATGAAAGTCACCCACATGATGTAACCATTACCAAAGAATCGCCAAATTACAGTAGATAG
- a CDS encoding DUF5018 domain-containing protein: protein MNFKTSILKQSMMSILLFLVLTSCKKEDTIASEIKQSSEKMILSFSFLVADNPMLSNDIEATINKETKTITAIFDEGTAIDVLVPTVIYSDTATIFPISKVATDFSNSVEYTVTAEDGTESLYTTTCTVLEKTCIGLALKTSGPIVVTEDNQIIKDLFITATSSDAVAITGFSGVTISNCIIAYTGANMGIKFSNADNLTIENCSIKYINAPAKGPLPDAERNCIDGFNSKDLIINQVRVEDGSTGVRMNQCDNSKITFLEGYNMRGPYPRGQLVQYDKCDGGLLENFSVINDREIAWTEDNISIYKSGGQEIKKGLIIGNNSPYGVGILFEDQSDPQARGGLGGLVEDVDLLQMGNGAVSSVDGSGNVIFRRVRVKNNICGDLGQNRGVPLSNSLVFSGFGTEPALGGNQILEAVVFNMCNPNNIVYPMDKFDIIDYTVDTDFMEREAIMLNFCDLN, encoded by the coding sequence ATGAATTTTAAAACATCTATACTGAAGCAAAGCATGATGTCCATTTTGCTTTTTTTAGTGCTAACGTCATGTAAAAAAGAAGATACTATAGCATCTGAAATAAAACAGAGTAGTGAGAAAATGATTTTGTCCTTCTCATTTTTAGTTGCTGATAACCCAATGTTATCTAATGATATTGAGGCTACGATTAATAAGGAGACGAAAACAATAACTGCAATATTTGATGAAGGAACCGCTATAGATGTGCTTGTTCCTACCGTTATTTATTCAGATACTGCCACTATTTTTCCCATTTCGAAAGTAGCAACAGATTTTTCTAATTCTGTTGAATATACAGTTACGGCCGAAGATGGTACTGAAAGTTTGTATACTACAACATGTACGGTTTTAGAAAAAACATGTATTGGATTAGCTTTAAAAACTTCAGGACCAATTGTGGTCACAGAGGATAACCAAATAATCAAGGATTTATTTATTACAGCTACGTCTAGTGACGCTGTAGCCATAACTGGATTTTCTGGTGTTACAATTTCAAATTGTATCATAGCATATACTGGGGCCAATATGGGGATTAAATTTTCTAATGCAGATAATTTGACCATAGAAAATTGCTCAATTAAGTATATCAATGCTCCAGCAAAGGGACCATTGCCCGATGCAGAAAGAAATTGTATAGATGGATTTAATTCTAAAGATTTAATTATAAATCAAGTGCGCGTTGAAGATGGTTCTACTGGAGTTCGGATGAACCAATGTGATAATTCTAAAATTACTTTTTTAGAAGGGTACAATATGAGAGGTCCTTATCCTAGAGGTCAGCTTGTTCAGTATGATAAATGTGACGGAGGTTTATTAGAAAACTTTTCGGTTATCAACGACAGAGAAATAGCTTGGACAGAGGATAATATTAGTATTTATAAAAGCGGTGGACAAGAAATTAAAAAAGGACTAATTATAGGGAATAATAGCCCATATGGTGTTGGTATCTTATTTGAAGATCAAAGTGATCCACAGGCTAGAGGTGGACTCGGTGGCTTGGTAGAAGATGTTGATTTGTTGCAAATGGGTAACGGGGCGGTCTCGTCGGTAGACGGCTCAGGTAATGTCATATTTAGGAGAGTACGAGTAAAGAATAATATTTGTGGAGATTTAGGACAAAATCGAGGGGTGCCATTGTCTAATTCCTTGGTTTTTTCTGGTTTTGGAACAGAACCTGCATTAGGGGGGAATCAAATTTTAGAAGCTGTAGTTTTTAATATGTGCAACCCTAATAATATTGTTTATCCTATGGATAAATTTGACATAATTGATTACACGGTAGATACAGATTTTATGGAACGTGAGGCAATTATGCTTAATTTTTGTGATCTTAATTAA